In Streptomyces sp. NBC_00704, a genomic segment contains:
- a CDS encoding Rieske 2Fe-2S domain-containing protein, whose protein sequence is MSATSPRLRTGQNRALRLLDRLERDSRADAVIDAVAARVRALPLGRGRDVLHGTWLGHPVHPLMVQVPVGSWLSAAVLDLLPGRSRGADALVGVGLAAAAPAALTGAADWAELHHEQQRVGLVHAVANTTAVGLYAASLACRLRGRTAAGRTLGFLGLTAVGVGGMLGGHLAYRQASGANHAEEVAHLVGEGWHRVGGVADFPVGRAVRRMVDDVPIVVVHQPDGEIHALADRCSHLAGPLSEGAVADGCVTCPWHGSVFRLSDGWNVRGPATAPQPAFDTRTVDGHLEVRLRRHDQEDDGSPQDVRTDGEEKRTEGKAADGNGD, encoded by the coding sequence ATGAGCGCTACGTCTCCTCGCCTGCGGACAGGACAGAACCGGGCCCTGCGGCTGCTGGACCGCCTCGAACGGGATTCCCGGGCGGACGCCGTGATAGACGCCGTCGCCGCGCGCGTGCGCGCCCTGCCGCTGGGACGCGGCCGGGACGTGCTGCACGGCACCTGGCTCGGTCACCCGGTACACCCCCTGATGGTGCAGGTGCCGGTCGGCAGCTGGCTGTCCGCGGCCGTGCTGGACCTGCTGCCCGGCCGTTCCCGTGGCGCGGACGCGCTGGTGGGCGTCGGGCTGGCCGCGGCCGCGCCCGCCGCCCTGACCGGCGCGGCCGACTGGGCGGAACTGCACCACGAGCAGCAACGCGTGGGACTGGTGCACGCCGTCGCCAACACGACGGCCGTCGGACTGTACGCGGCCTCCCTCGCCTGCCGGCTCCGGGGGCGTACGGCGGCGGGCCGGACCCTGGGGTTCCTGGGGCTGACGGCGGTGGGCGTCGGCGGCATGCTGGGCGGTCATCTGGCCTACCGCCAGGCCTCCGGCGCCAACCACGCGGAGGAGGTCGCGCACCTCGTCGGCGAGGGCTGGCACCGCGTCGGCGGGGTGGCCGACTTCCCCGTCGGGCGGGCCGTGCGCCGCATGGTGGACGACGTGCCGATCGTGGTCGTGCACCAGCCGGACGGGGAGATCCACGCGCTGGCCGATCGGTGCAGCCATCTGGCCGGGCCCCTGTCCGAGGGCGCCGTCGCGGACGGGTGCGTCACATGCCCCTGGCACGGCAGCGTGTTCCGTCTCTCGGACGGCTGGAACGTCCGCGGGCCGGCCACCGCGCCCCAGCCCGCCTTCGACACCCGGACGGTGGACGGGCACCTGGAGGTCCGTCTGCGCCGGCACGACCAGGAGGACGACGGGAGCCCGCAGGACGTCCGCACGGACGGCGAGGAGAAGCGCACGGAAGGGAAGGCGGCTGATGGGAACGGCGACTGA
- a CDS encoding DUF1360 domain-containing protein, with product MGTATDNRLARSLHGFLRRTKRDYSAGQERPLEGYLAAVAGFGVYTSAWATAVRLLGRPVPERPAPWDVALTSVAAFRLSRLLSKASVTSPLRAPFTRYVGPQAPAELHEEARSGTGKDAVGELLTCPFCLSVWVVSTLTAGQLLWPRATRTAMGALAALAGADALQLSYAALVAKAEEGTGTEDE from the coding sequence ATGGGAACGGCGACTGACAACCGTCTCGCCCGGAGTCTGCACGGGTTCCTGCGGCGGACGAAGCGGGACTACTCGGCGGGACAGGAACGGCCGCTGGAGGGCTATCTCGCGGCCGTGGCCGGCTTCGGCGTGTACACCTCGGCGTGGGCGACGGCGGTGCGGCTGCTGGGACGGCCGGTGCCGGAGCGGCCCGCGCCGTGGGACGTGGCGCTGACCTCCGTGGCGGCCTTCCGGCTCAGCCGGCTGCTGAGCAAGGCCTCGGTGACCAGTCCGCTGCGGGCTCCCTTCACCCGCTACGTCGGCCCGCAGGCTCCGGCCGAACTGCACGAGGAGGCGCGCTCCGGGACCGGCAAGGACGCCGTCGGCGAGCTGCTGACCTGCCCGTTCTGCCTGAGCGTGTGGGTGGTCTCGACCCTGACCGCCGGCCAGCTCCTGTGGCCGCGCGCCACGCGCACCGCCATGGGCGCGCTCGCGGCCCTGGCCGGGGCGGACGCCCTGCAGTTGTCGTACGCGGCCCTGGTGGCCAAGGCCGAGGAGGGCACGGGCACGGAGGACGAGTGA